A region of Anolis carolinensis isolate JA03-04 unplaced genomic scaffold, rAnoCar3.1.pri scaffold_7, whole genome shotgun sequence DNA encodes the following proteins:
- the gdf1 gene encoding embryonic growth/differentiation factor 1: MRPWLFCMVVVVLVVVLAFPGRALGGPGGSFLRALGLHDRPPRPHGRSPNANAEVPPLLWKIFQRKSQEKEAPEDHAGGGGGCWMEELHAPGNILRRFADQGGPAHPRAPPVCLRKRLYFNVSALEAGERVTAARLELRFGQNLYRAASTSGPFDLRLFRVTRASLAGMSAHNRRAVLSQSFLHVHKSFSFDVTPVAGDWRTPSRNLGLVLEIGARDCSGLDSFREASLFVVSLSRCRSPRKKRGAYYVPPAGAANVCKPRGLYIGFGDVGWENWIIAPQGYQANYCLGECPFPLTEELNGTNHAILQTIVHSLDPRGTPQPCCVPVRLSPISILYYDNDDNVVLRHYEDMVVDECGCR; encoded by the exons ATGCGGCCCTGGCTGTTTtgcatggtggtggtggtgctggtgGTGGTCCTGGCCTTTCCGGGCCGGGCTTTGGGGGGCCCGGGGGGCTCCTTCCTCAGGGCTTTGGGCCTCCACGACCGGCCCCCTCGGCCCCACGGGAGAAGCCCCAACGCCAACGCGGAGGTGCCGCCTCTGCTCTGGAAGATCTTCCAAAGGAAAAGCCAAGAGAAGGAGGCCCCGGAGGACcacgcaggaggaggaggaggatgctggATGGAGGAGCTCCACGCGCCCGGGAACATCCTCCGACGCTTCGCCGACCAAG GTGGCCCCGCCCACCCTCGGGCGCCCCCCGTCTGCCTCCGGAAGCGCCTCTACTTCAACGTCTCCGCCTTGGAGGCGGGCGAGAGGGTGACGGCGGCCCGGCTGGAGCTCCGCTTTGGGCAGAACCTCTACCGGGCGGCCTCCACCTCGGGCCCCTTCGACCTGCGGCTCTTCCGGGTGACCCGGGCGTCTCTGGCGGGGATGTCAGCCCACAACCGCCGGGCCGTGCTCTCGCAGTCCTTTCTCCACGTCCACAAGTCCTTCTCCTTTGACGTGACCCCGGTGGCGGGTGACTGGCGGACGCCGTCCCGGAACTTGGGACTTGTCCTGGAGATCGGCGCCCGCGACTGCTCCGGCCTGGACTCCTTCCGGGAGGCCTCGCTCTTCGTGGTCTCGCTCTCGCGCTGCCGGAGCCCCCGGAAGAAGCGCGGCGCTTACTACGTCCCGCCGGCCGGCGCTGCCAACGTCTGCAAGCCGCGTGGGCTCTACATCGGCTTTGGCGACGTGGGCTGGGAGAACTGGATCATCGCCCCGCAGGGCTACCAGGCCAACTACTGCCTGGGCGAGTGCCCCTTCCCGCTGACCGAGGAGCTCAACGGCACCAACCACGCCATCCTCCAGACCATCGTCCACTCCCTGGACCCCCGGGGCACCCCCCAGCCCTGCTGCGTCCCTGTCCGCCTCTCGCCCATCTCCATCCTCTACTACGACAACGACGACAACGTGGTGCTGCGGCACTACGAGGACATGGTGGTGGACGAGTGCGGGTGCCGCTAG